The following are encoded together in the Candidatus Bandiella woodruffii genome:
- a CDS encoding MFS transporter has translation MALSLFYAYQLIERIIPNVVMQNIMDKYHVGAGEIGRFAGIYYVGYVAAHIPLGILLDHFNAKKVIPICILLAVAGFAPLAYLDNFAVASYGRLLIGFGSAGAVIGSFKMFRICFSEEKFPRMLGWMVTFGLIGAVFGSGPLANLVAYLGWVETLHYVVISGLVLAVFSYLVIPNTSSEKGFSLIAIKDDFKYLFSNKTVLVISFLGGLMIGPLEGFADAWSSPYLRIVYQLSNEEAGYISSFVYIGMALGLIVMGYIFEKTKAYYTLIITSSVLMTICFGIVLAGIINDIFILKTVFLVIGFFCAYQIYIVAKSIALSLEKYATFISAISNMTMMLLGYFFHTGIGKMLHHLWDGVSVSETGSPIYSADSFSKTFAIIPVGLVIATVGFILLAYLEKRKASQTLQIPTREEPYAEDFCP, from the coding sequence TTGGCATTATCTTTGTTTTATGCATACCAACTCATCGAAAGAATAATCCCGAATGTGGTGATGCAGAATATTATGGACAAATATCATGTCGGAGCAGGGGAAATTGGGCGTTTTGCAGGAATATACTACGTAGGTTACGTGGCGGCGCATATTCCCTTAGGGATTCTGCTTGATCATTTCAATGCAAAAAAAGTCATACCAATATGCATACTTTTAGCTGTTGCTGGCTTCGCACCTCTTGCTTATCTTGACAACTTCGCAGTTGCGTCATACGGACGTTTGTTAATAGGCTTTGGTTCAGCTGGAGCTGTGATTGGATCATTCAAGATGTTTCGCATATGCTTTAGCGAAGAAAAATTCCCAAGAATGCTTGGGTGGATGGTGACGTTTGGGTTAATTGGTGCGGTGTTTGGCAGTGGTCCTCTTGCAAATCTTGTTGCTTATCTTGGTTGGGTAGAAACATTGCACTATGTGGTAATAAGTGGTTTGGTGTTGGCAGTTTTTAGCTACCTCGTTATACCAAATACCAGTTCAGAGAAAGGGTTCAGCCTTATTGCAATTAAAGATGACTTCAAATATTTATTTAGCAATAAAACGGTGTTAGTTATAAGCTTTTTAGGCGGTTTAATGATAGGTCCCTTGGAAGGGTTCGCTGACGCATGGAGCAGCCCTTACTTAAGAATTGTATACCAATTAAGTAATGAAGAAGCCGGTTATATCTCATCATTCGTTTATATCGGAATGGCACTAGGATTAATTGTTATGGGTTATATCTTTGAAAAAACTAAAGCCTATTATACCCTAATCATAACAAGCTCTGTATTGATGACAATATGCTTTGGGATAGTGTTGGCTGGTATAATAAATGACATTTTTATACTTAAAACTGTGTTTTTAGTAATCGGTTTCTTTTGCGCATACCAGATATATATAGTGGCAAAATCTATAGCACTTTCACTTGAAAAGTATGCCACCTTTATTTCTGCCATATCTAATATGACCATGATGTTGCTTGGTTATTTCTTCCATACAGGAATTGGTAAAATGCTTCATCATTTATGGGATGGGGTCTCTGTTAGCGAGACTGGCAGCCCTATATATAGTGCTGATAGCTTCAGCAAAACATTTGCGATAATTCCAGTTGGTTTAGTCATAGCGACTGTTGGTTTTATATTATTAGCTTATCTTGAGAAAAGAAAAGCCTCACAAACTTTACAAATCCCAACTCGCGAAGAACCCTATGCGGAAGACTTTTGTCCATAA
- the ppa gene encoding inorganic diphosphatase has product MKYSNITVGKNAPHEVNAIIEISMNSGPIKYEFDKDTEALVVDRFMNTSMQYPCNYGFIPHTLSGDGDPADILVYTSYPILPKSVISVRPIGVLLTEDEKGQDEKILAVPGHKIDPYFSKIENYTDLPEVLLQKIEHFFKRYKDLENGKWVNVNGWKDAQHACKVVQIAIDNYKNT; this is encoded by the coding sequence ATGAAGTACTCAAACATTACAGTAGGCAAAAATGCTCCGCATGAAGTGAATGCGATCATAGAAATTTCGATGAATTCTGGCCCTATCAAATACGAGTTCGACAAAGATACTGAAGCACTTGTGGTTGATAGATTCATGAATACCAGTATGCAGTATCCGTGCAACTACGGGTTCATACCACATACATTGTCTGGCGATGGTGATCCTGCTGATATCTTGGTTTACACTAGTTACCCGATTTTGCCTAAGTCCGTGATATCTGTAAGACCAATAGGGGTTTTGCTGACAGAGGATGAAAAAGGGCAAGACGAGAAGATTTTGGCTGTTCCTGGGCACAAGATCGACCCATATTTCTCTAAAATCGAAAATTACACAGATTTACCAGAAGTTTTATTACAGAAAATAGAACATTTCTTTAAAAGATATAAAGATTTAGAGAACGGTAAGTGGGTGAATGTGAACGGCTGGAAAGACGCTCAACACGCTTGCAAAGTAGTTCAAATTGCCATTGACAATTATAAAAACACCTAA
- a CDS encoding rhodanese-related sulfurtransferase has protein sequence MSPYCVISFYKFVNIEDTDVLRANLLNFCNHNRIKGTILLAEEGLNSTLAGSEESIQKFCAYLRSYDIFFDINFKRSTSTVPPFKKMKVKIKKEIVTFGVESLDISQRGEYLDSKTWDEVIKQDDTILIDTRNYYEYAMGTFKGAINPRIHNFTELVKWLNTHLTERDKKKKIAMFCTGGIRCEKSTAYLKQHGFENVYHLKDGIIKYIEDNRGNPASSWNGECFIFDDRVTY, from the coding sequence ATGTCACCATACTGCGTTATTTCTTTTTATAAATTTGTAAACATTGAAGATACTGATGTTCTTAGAGCAAATCTTCTAAACTTCTGCAACCATAATCGAATAAAGGGAACCATACTTCTTGCCGAAGAGGGCTTGAATTCAACTTTGGCTGGAAGTGAAGAGTCAATTCAAAAATTCTGCGCATACTTAAGAAGTTACGATATCTTTTTCGATATTAACTTTAAGAGGAGTACGTCAACAGTCCCCCCTTTTAAAAAGATGAAGGTGAAAATTAAAAAAGAAATAGTCACATTTGGAGTTGAAAGCTTGGATATATCACAAAGAGGAGAATATTTAGACTCTAAAACATGGGATGAGGTAATAAAACAAGATGACACCATTTTAATTGATACACGCAATTATTACGAATACGCAATGGGCACGTTTAAAGGGGCAATCAATCCACGTATTCACAATTTTACGGAGTTGGTAAAGTGGCTTAATACACATCTTACTGAGCGTGACAAAAAAAAGAAAATTGCAATGTTCTGCACTGGAGGCATCAGATGCGAAAAATCCACAGCCTACTTGAAACAACATGGGTTTGAAAATGTCTATCATTTAAAAGATGGAATTATCAAATACATAGAAGATAACAGGGGTAATCCAGCGTCCTCTTGGAATGGTGAGTGTTTTATTTTTGATGATAGGGTTACCTACTAA
- a CDS encoding NADH-ubiquinone oxidoreductase subunit NDUFA12 family protein, whose protein sequence is MELANWVYCRIFGNKVAVDEYGNVFYESKKASRYFGRPMRWVYYNGIVEPTKIAPKWHAWLHHQSNIIPSDKDGIYSKENDRKVNLTGTKFAYYPPGHFLAKFSKPVSTGDYHAWRPPE, encoded by the coding sequence ATGGAGTTGGCCAATTGGGTTTATTGCAGGATTTTTGGAAATAAAGTCGCTGTGGATGAATATGGGAATGTTTTTTATGAATCTAAAAAAGCCTCGAGATATTTCGGACGACCAATGAGATGGGTTTATTATAATGGGATAGTCGAGCCTACTAAAATTGCTCCCAAGTGGCATGCTTGGTTACACCACCAAAGCAACATAATTCCGTCAGATAAAGATGGTATTTATTCAAAAGAGAATGACAGAAAAGTTAATTTAACTGGGACAAAATTTGCTTATTATCCACCTGGACATTTTTTAGCAAAATTTTCCAAACCAGTGTCAACAGGCGACTATCATGCATGGCGCCCGCCAGAATAA
- the mlaD gene encoding outer membrane lipid asymmetry maintenance protein MlaD: protein MKNIFETIVGFLVLFIAGMFTYFAYQSSGEKLDVNSQYALTASFDNIDGIKVGSEVKISGITVGKVIYQELDYDTYSAIIKITLDKKIRIPEDSSAQIMSSSLIGDKYVLIVPGTEEKMLQDGETIEFTQSSMNIEGVISKFLFGLKEGGGSNNNENENEDDNVNKSNDKANEQNYIFNDSGTENSIS from the coding sequence ATGAAGAATATTTTTGAGACAATAGTAGGGTTTTTGGTGCTGTTTATCGCCGGAATGTTTACCTATTTTGCTTATCAAAGTAGTGGTGAAAAGCTAGACGTAAACAGTCAATATGCACTTACAGCAAGCTTTGATAACATAGATGGCATAAAAGTAGGTAGCGAGGTAAAAATCAGCGGCATTACTGTCGGGAAAGTTATATACCAGGAGCTTGATTACGATACATATTCTGCAATTATCAAGATAACTTTAGATAAAAAAATAAGAATCCCAGAAGATAGTTCGGCACAAATTATGAGCTCAAGTTTAATAGGAGACAAATATGTCTTAATTGTCCCCGGAACAGAAGAGAAAATGCTACAAGATGGTGAAACAATCGAGTTTACTCAGTCGTCAATGAATATAGAAGGGGTTATCAGCAAATTTTTGTTTGGATTAAAAGAAGGGGGGGGATCAAATAATAATGAAAACGAAAATGAAGATGATAATGTAAATAAGAGCAATGATAAAGCAAACGAGCAAAATTATATATTTAATGACTCAGGAACAGAAAATTCTATCAGTTAA
- a CDS encoding DUF2155 domain-containing protein — protein sequence MEELNNAVIRLLNHGTGISIERKIKIGADYQHLDGFSISLNKCKKEMGSGLNPVSMASISVKNKGEVVFDGWIYSKNSSISLPKIDDYFIYLTECQK from the coding sequence ATGGAAGAACTCAACAATGCAGTGATACGTTTACTTAATCATGGGACAGGTATAAGTATAGAACGCAAGATAAAAATAGGGGCTGATTACCAGCATTTAGATGGATTTTCTATTTCTCTTAACAAATGTAAAAAGGAGATGGGATCTGGGCTGAATCCGGTCAGTATGGCATCAATATCCGTTAAAAATAAGGGGGAAGTTGTTTTTGATGGTTGGATTTATTCCAAAAATTCTTCTATCTCCTTACCTAAAATAGATGATTACTTTATATACTTAACTGAATGCCAGAAATAG
- a CDS encoding L-threonylcarbamoyladenylate synthase encodes MPIIFDKSDLEKIVDAFKAGQVLCLPTDTVYAISCDATNAQAVERIYSIKKRDVNKPLPIFISDMTMAMDYVQLSAKQSLFAAEFWPGPLTIIATKIENSDVSANLTNNDKLAIRIPDNELIQKICTSLNKPIVATSANFSSKPNIISAKGILEEFADKVYGVVKEDEIKHQSNNLIPSTIVEFIDDDALKVVREGKIAKHDLNASFAERNRMRGSR; translated from the coding sequence ATGCCCATAATATTTGATAAGAGTGATCTAGAAAAAATCGTTGATGCATTCAAGGCTGGCCAAGTCTTATGCCTTCCTACGGATACAGTTTATGCTATTTCTTGTGATGCAACCAATGCACAAGCAGTGGAACGTATTTACTCCATAAAAAAAAGGGATGTCAATAAACCCCTGCCCATCTTTATATCGGATATGACAATGGCTATGGATTATGTGCAGCTCTCTGCAAAGCAATCGCTATTTGCAGCAGAATTTTGGCCGGGACCCCTTACAATTATTGCGACAAAAATCGAAAACAGTGACGTATCTGCTAATTTAACCAATAACGATAAATTAGCCATACGTATACCGGATAATGAGCTTATCCAAAAAATCTGCACAAGCCTTAATAAACCAATTGTTGCAACGAGCGCTAATTTCTCCTCAAAGCCCAACATTATTTCGGCAAAAGGTATATTAGAAGAATTTGCAGATAAAGTATACGGTGTGGTCAAAGAGGATGAGATTAAACACCAAAGCAACAATCTTATACCATCCACCATCGTGGAGTTTATCGACGATGATGCCCTTAAGGTTGTGCGAGAAGGTAAAATTGCAAAGCATGATTTAAACGCTAGCTTTGCAGAGAGAAACAGGATGCGTGGCTCACGCTAA
- a CDS encoding uracil-DNA glycosylase: MHQTPNSKISSDTMFPAGFAAAKEQLGKEESNIHKEAETTKTPTLNPTTSQLADNCNSIDELREAVRQYEGLDIKKGATNTVFADGNPKSDIMLIGEAPGANEDIYGIPFCGQSGKLLDNILAAINIDRSKCYITNTIFWRPPANRRPTSEEIKICRPFVEKHVSLVNPKIIILVGSTAVESLLDAKTPMNLLRNQTFKYKNVYLSTPIDTFVIFHPSYLLRQPSQKKVMWLDIQKINQFYLSILHK; this comes from the coding sequence ATGCATCAAACACCTAACAGCAAAATATCATCAGACACTATGTTCCCTGCAGGATTTGCAGCTGCTAAGGAGCAACTGGGTAAAGAGGAAAGCAATATCCATAAAGAGGCCGAAACAACTAAAACACCAACATTAAACCCAACTACAAGCCAATTAGCCGATAACTGCAATTCAATCGATGAATTAAGAGAGGCTGTAAGACAATACGAGGGGTTAGACATAAAAAAAGGGGCAACCAACACAGTATTTGCCGATGGCAATCCAAAGTCAGATATTATGTTAATAGGAGAAGCGCCTGGAGCCAATGAGGATATATACGGCATTCCATTTTGCGGGCAAAGTGGTAAATTACTTGACAATATTTTAGCTGCAATAAACATAGACAGGAGCAAGTGCTATATTACCAACACGATTTTTTGGCGGCCCCCTGCTAATCGCAGGCCCACTTCAGAAGAGATTAAAATCTGCAGACCTTTTGTGGAGAAACATGTTTCTCTTGTTAACCCAAAAATCATCATTCTTGTTGGTAGTACTGCTGTGGAATCATTATTAGATGCGAAAACTCCGATGAATCTTCTAAGAAATCAAACTTTCAAATACAAGAATGTTTATTTAAGCACGCCCATAGATACATTTGTGATTTTCCACCCTTCTTATCTTTTACGACAACCTTCTCAAAAAAAGGTTATGTGGCTAGATATACAGAAAATTAATCAATTCTACCTATCCATCCTACATAAATAA
- the secA gene encoding preprotein translocase subunit SecA, protein MLKYIAKKIFGSRSDKILRSLMPIVRKINNLEKNIQTLSDAELKAKTQEFKERLKGGETFDQILTEAFAVVRETAKRVLNERHYDVQILGGLVLHYGMIAEMKTGEGKTLVSSLPAYLNSLSGNGVHVVTVNDYLAKRDSEWMGKIFKFHGLSVGCLTNSTPEQERKQVYACDIIYGTNNEFGFDYLRDNLKHNLDALVQRDFHFAIIDEVDSILIDEARTPLIISGSSTDSSEVYIKINDIMPLLREEDYELDEKSKTVVLTDQGSEHMESLIKQRQLIKSDSSLYDIENMSIVHHLNQAIKAHKIFKLDTDYIVKGGKVLIIDEFTGRIMDGRRYSEGLHQAIEAKEKVKIQEETQTLASITFQNYFRMYPKLAGMTGTAITEAGEFLSIYKLEVIPIPTNIPVKRIDEHDVIYKTEAAKYNAIIQEIKTAHANKQPILIGTISIEKSELISKLLKKEGIKHNVLNAKYHQAEAEIIAQAGQVGAVTIATNMAGRGTDIKLGGNEEVLIKKMGEGITQKEIEKIKEQVSNDKESVLRAGGLFVIGTERHESRRIDNQLRGRSGRQGDNGRTKFFLSLEDDLMRIFGSIKIGNFLGKLGLKDDEAIEHPWINKSLEKAQHKVEARNYEIRKNLLKFDDVMNEQRKVVYKQRLSIMKETRFDDILKEKVLTLNQSLVDQFIQDKSYQEEWQKKEMLHEIHRIYNIPFSFENKTTKEEVASELDLLTTKTLEVKKNECGDELFNEALKRVFLMTLDQFWKEHLHELDRLKTGISLRAYGQKDPLNEYKFEAFKLFENMFFELDESIISTAVKMQISHALPPLDDSEVMQNTIENKNEIESMLSSNLSDASGKTQSNQEFFGKISRNEPCPCGSKKKYKHCHGSIV, encoded by the coding sequence ATGTTAAAATATATCGCGAAAAAAATCTTTGGCAGCAGAAGTGATAAAATACTGAGGTCACTAATGCCAATAGTCAGAAAAATCAACAATCTAGAGAAAAATATACAAACGCTCTCTGATGCGGAATTAAAAGCGAAGACACAAGAGTTCAAAGAGAGATTAAAAGGTGGAGAAACTTTTGATCAAATTTTGACAGAAGCATTCGCAGTTGTTAGGGAGACTGCCAAAAGAGTGTTGAACGAACGTCATTACGATGTCCAGATTTTAGGGGGTTTGGTACTTCATTATGGCATGATCGCTGAGATGAAGACCGGAGAAGGAAAGACTCTTGTATCATCACTTCCCGCATATTTGAACTCTTTATCAGGCAATGGAGTTCATGTTGTAACTGTCAATGACTATCTTGCAAAAAGAGACTCTGAGTGGATGGGGAAAATCTTTAAATTTCATGGGTTAAGCGTTGGTTGTTTAACCAATTCCACTCCGGAGCAAGAGAGGAAACAAGTTTATGCATGTGATATCATCTATGGAACAAACAACGAATTTGGTTTTGACTACTTACGCGATAACCTTAAACATAATCTCGATGCACTAGTTCAAAGAGATTTCCATTTTGCAATTATAGACGAAGTGGACAGCATTTTGATCGATGAAGCAAGAACTCCACTAATTATCTCTGGCTCCTCAACTGATAGCTCTGAGGTATATATCAAAATAAACGATATTATGCCTTTGTTGAGAGAAGAAGACTATGAATTGGATGAAAAAAGCAAAACTGTGGTGTTGACCGATCAAGGCAGTGAGCATATGGAAAGTCTAATTAAGCAAAGACAACTGATAAAAAGTGATAGCAGCCTTTACGACATAGAGAATATGAGCATTGTGCACCATTTGAATCAAGCAATCAAAGCCCATAAAATTTTCAAATTAGATACAGATTACATTGTTAAAGGCGGCAAAGTACTTATCATTGATGAGTTTACTGGTAGGATTATGGATGGAAGAAGATATTCGGAAGGGTTGCATCAAGCAATTGAAGCAAAAGAGAAGGTAAAGATTCAAGAGGAGACTCAAACTTTAGCTTCCATTACGTTTCAGAATTACTTCAGAATGTATCCAAAATTAGCAGGTATGACAGGTACTGCAATCACAGAAGCTGGAGAATTTCTAAGTATTTATAAACTTGAGGTCATCCCAATTCCAACTAATATTCCCGTTAAAAGAATTGATGAACACGATGTTATTTATAAAACTGAAGCAGCAAAATATAACGCAATCATTCAGGAAATTAAAACTGCACATGCAAATAAGCAACCTATTTTGATAGGGACCATTAGTATTGAAAAATCTGAACTGATTTCTAAACTACTGAAAAAAGAAGGTATAAAACATAACGTGCTGAATGCTAAATATCATCAAGCTGAGGCAGAAATTATTGCTCAAGCTGGGCAAGTTGGTGCGGTGACAATCGCAACCAACATGGCTGGACGCGGTACGGACATAAAATTAGGTGGTAATGAGGAAGTGCTAATCAAGAAAATGGGTGAGGGTATCACGCAGAAAGAAATTGAGAAGATTAAAGAACAAGTTAGTAATGACAAGGAATCTGTTTTAAGGGCCGGGGGATTGTTTGTAATAGGAACAGAAAGACACGAATCCAGAAGGATAGACAATCAACTAAGGGGTAGGTCTGGGAGACAGGGGGACAATGGTAGAACCAAATTCTTTCTGTCGCTGGAAGACGATTTGATGAGGATTTTTGGCTCAATAAAAATAGGGAACTTTTTAGGTAAGTTAGGCTTGAAAGATGACGAAGCGATTGAACATCCGTGGATCAATAAATCTTTGGAGAAGGCTCAGCACAAGGTTGAGGCCAGGAACTATGAAATTAGGAAAAATCTCCTTAAGTTTGATGATGTGATGAACGAGCAAAGAAAAGTTGTGTACAAGCAAAGGCTAAGTATCATGAAAGAAACCAGGTTTGATGACATCTTAAAAGAAAAAGTGTTAACTTTAAACCAAAGCTTGGTTGATCAGTTTATCCAAGACAAGTCATACCAAGAAGAATGGCAGAAAAAGGAAATGTTGCATGAGATACATAGGATTTATAACATCCCATTCAGCTTTGAGAACAAAACCACGAAAGAAGAAGTCGCTTCAGAATTAGACCTGCTGACTACAAAAACACTTGAGGTTAAGAAAAATGAATGTGGAGATGAGCTCTTCAATGAGGCATTAAAAAGGGTTTTTCTGATGACCTTGGACCAATTTTGGAAAGAACATCTGCATGAGTTGGACAGATTGAAAACTGGCATAAGTCTGAGAGCTTATGGACAAAAGGATCCATTAAATGAATATAAATTTGAGGCATTTAAACTATTTGAAAATATGTTCTTTGAGCTGGACGAAAGCATAATCAGTACAGCAGTAAAAATGCAAATTTCCCATGCCCTACCTCCTTTAGACGACTCAGAAGTAATGCAAAACACCATTGAGAATAAAAATGAAATAGAGTCTATGCTGAGCAGTAATTTATCTGATGCTTCCGGTAAAACCCAAAGTAACCAAGAATTTTTTGGAAAAATATCAAGGAATGAACCATGCCCATGTGGTTCGAAAAAGAAATATAAACATTGCCACGGAAGTATCGTTTAA
- a CDS encoding IS1 family transposase produces MWTAVDRDRFKTVAFKVGSGDKENYVDLARELGEKYQIRYMCTDGYEVYCHYKIAQIHLQTKSETCLVESFNSSLRDMLARLNRKTKRFSKCSEMLRLSLVLFFNKALALSIYL; encoded by the coding sequence ATATGGACTGCTGTCGATAGGGACAGATTCAAAACTGTTGCGTTTAAAGTAGGTTCAGGTGATAAAGAAAATTACGTAGATTTAGCTCGTGAGCTAGGAGAAAAATACCAAATTCGTTATATGTGTACAGATGGGTATGAGGTCTATTGTCATTATAAAATTGCTCAAATACATCTGCAGACAAAGTCTGAAACTTGTTTGGTTGAGAGCTTCAATTCCTCCTTAAGGGATATGCTTGCTAGATTAAATCGCAAGACTAAACGCTTTAGCAAGTGTTCTGAAATGCTAAGATTATCCCTTGTTTTATTTTTTAACAAAGCTTTAGCTCTTTCTATCTATTTATGA
- the rplU gene encoding 50S ribosomal protein L21, with the protein MLAIIETGGKQYHVKTGDIIKAEKLEAKHGDMVSFDKVLALYHAEGGASVVLGEPYVKSAVVKAEVLEQMKDKKVIVFKKKRRHNYRRKNGHRQNLTVLRITAIEDK; encoded by the coding sequence ATGCTAGCTATAATAGAGACAGGTGGTAAACAATACCATGTAAAAACTGGAGATATAATCAAGGCTGAAAAGCTTGAAGCCAAACATGGTGATATGGTTAGTTTTGATAAAGTCCTAGCTCTTTATCATGCTGAAGGCGGAGCTTCAGTGGTGTTGGGAGAGCCATACGTTAAGTCTGCAGTGGTGAAGGCTGAGGTATTAGAACAGATGAAGGATAAAAAAGTGATTGTGTTTAAGAAAAAAAGAAGACACAATTACAGACGTAAAAATGGTCACAGACAAAATCTTACAGTATTAAGAATAACAGCAATAGAGGATAAATAA
- the rpmA gene encoding 50S ribosomal protein L27 codes for MATKKAGGSSKNGRDSHSKRLGFKKFGGESVIAGNIIVRQRGTRFHPGSNVGLGKDHTLFAMAEGKVSFSSDKRNRTIVSVV; via the coding sequence ATGGCAACGAAAAAAGCTGGTGGTAGTTCGAAAAATGGCAGAGATTCGCATAGCAAAAGACTTGGTTTTAAGAAGTTTGGCGGTGAATCTGTAATAGCGGGTAATATAATTGTGCGTCAACGTGGCACAAGATTCCACCCAGGTTCTAACGTGGGGCTTGGAAAGGATCATACACTTTTTGCCATGGCGGAGGGCAAAGTATCTTTCTCTTCTGACAAAAGAAATCGTACGATCGTTTCTGTAGTATAG
- a CDS encoding IS6 family transposase, with product MTTLSKNHEYGAEIIMVSLYMKGRYSLSYREIEEIGGLRGLNIDHATLQRWVVKFMPILEGRFRKRKKPVNGSWRMDETYIKVKGKWVYLYRAVDKYGDTIDFMLRAKRDKRAAKAFFRKAIKSSGQPIKVNIDKSGSNTSALNSINKPLSKEDQIEIRHNKYLNNRIEGDHRFVKKRTRPMLGFKSFRSAARTIAGIELLHMIKKGQLADNDNYNSDFDKFLSLTA from the coding sequence ATGACGACATTATCTAAGAACCATGAATATGGCGCAGAAATCATTATGGTATCGCTGTATATGAAAGGAAGATATTCTTTAAGTTACAGAGAGATAGAAGAGATAGGCGGGTTGAGAGGACTCAACATAGATCACGCCACTCTACAAAGATGGGTAGTAAAGTTTATGCCAATACTTGAAGGAAGATTCAGAAAAAGAAAAAAGCCAGTCAACGGCAGCTGGAGAATGGACGAGACATATATCAAGGTTAAAGGTAAATGGGTCTATTTGTATAGAGCAGTTGATAAATACGGGGATACCATAGATTTTATGCTAAGAGCAAAAAGAGATAAAAGGGCAGCTAAAGCGTTTTTCAGGAAAGCAATTAAATCTAGTGGCCAGCCTATAAAGGTTAATATAGATAAAAGTGGCTCTAATACTTCTGCTTTGAATTCGATCAATAAGCCATTATCTAAAGAAGACCAAATAGAAATTAGGCATAACAAATATCTAAACAATAGGATAGAAGGCGATCACAGATTTGTAAAGAAACGAACTAGACCGATGCTTGGTTTCAAATCCTTTAGAAGTGCCGCCAGGACTATTGCAGGAATAGAGCTCTTGCACATGATTAAAAAAGGACAACTTGCTGACAATGACAATTATAATTCTGACTTTGATAAATTTCTTTCACTAACTGCTTAA